In a genomic window of Styela clava chromosome 11, kaStyClav1.hap1.2, whole genome shotgun sequence:
- the LOC120348123 gene encoding kelch-like protein 26 yields the protein MTEISGNEIRVIRHAAETLKSLNRSRKEGLLCDVTIVVGKETYLAHRYLLAVSSEYFRNLFSEDKKEEVVTIEDTEPDIVKQCIEFIYTGTANVTDKNVCPLWEACSKLQLPDIAERCANYLVAAMTGKRCLFARELAIKHGHERLKKAAEEFGLEHFADISVENEFLKLNKTDVLFFLKAPRNIDLPSTVAYFAIINWIHHDFMSRSNEFPVLLQYIDISRLSNPFLLQTIRNEPLFSIFDESRSLLENELVSRISKRDLCPAVILFDSSVCTTKAYNINTHRVCKMRGPEKNMYENCTALCLEEFIYVLKGDEAYRLNCTHKMGVWSRIANLSCTRISKIEAGVLKHHIYVTGGKIECDGATVSPSAEYYHPSKNVWLSMRNMPTARYGHVVVGCGDFLYCIGGRGKENIILDTMDKFDPSMGVWFSENSPLNRPRADATAVSHCGRIYVLGGEIQPGKITNSVEYYVPTVGTWTIIARMVLPRSIFSAAIFEDKLFAIGGMEEQQDKGTVSIETMNLDNNTWTLHGIVRGIGKLEAAVAKMI from the coding sequence atgactgAAATAAGTGGAAATGAAATACGTGTCATCAGACATGCTGCAGAGACCTTGAAATCTTTAAACCGCAGTCGAAAAGAAGGACTTCTTTGTGATGTCACTATTGTTGTTGGCAAAGAAACTTATCTTGCACATCGTTATCTGTTAGCTGTCTCTTCAGAATATTTCCGGAATCTTTTTTCCGAAGATAAAAAAGAGGAAGTAGTAACTATTGAAGACACTGAGCCAGATATTGTAAAACAATGTATCGAGTTTATTTATACGGGAACTGCAAACGTTACAGATAAAAATGTTTGTCCTCTATGGGAAGCTTGTAGTAAATTGCAGCTACCTGATATTGCTGAAAGATGTGCTAATTACCTTGTTGCTGCTATGACTGGGAAACGATGCCTTTTTGCTCGAGAGTTGGCAATTAAACATGGACACGAAAGATTGAAAAAGGCTGCAGAAGAGTTTGgattggaacattttgcagatattaGTGTGGAAAACGAATTTCTCAAATTGAATAAAActgatgttttgttttttctcaAAGCTCCTAGAAATATAGATTTACCATCGACTGTCGCTTACTTTGCAATCATCAACTGGATACACCATGATTTCATGTCTAGATCGAATGAATTTCCTGTGCTTCTTCAGTACATCGATATAAGTCGACTTTCAAACCCTTTTCTTTTGCAGACAATTCGAAATGAACCATTGTTTAGCATTTTTGACGAGTCAAGATCTTTGTTGGAAAATGAATTAGTTTCAAGAATATCTAAAAGGGATTTGTGTCCTgcagttattttgtttgataGCTCAGTATGCACCACTAAGGCTTATAACATCAACACCCATAGAGTGTGCAAAATGCGTGGCCCCGAAAAAAACATGTACGAAAATTGTACTGCTTTATGCTTGGAAGAATTCATCTACGTTTTAAAGGGGGATGAGGCATATCGTCTTAACTGCACACACAAAATGGGAGTTTGGAGTAGAATCGCAAATCTGTCTTGTACAAGAATTTCTAAAATTGAAGCAGGAGTTTTGAAGCACCATATCTATGTTACAGGTGGCAAGATTGAATGTGATGGTGCAACTGTATCCCCTTCTGCTGAATATTACCATCCTTCTAAGAATGTGTGGCTTAGTATGCGGAACATGCCCACTGCAAGATATGGTCACGTTGTCGTTGGCTGTGgtgattttttatattgcatTGGAGGGCGTGgtaaagaaaatattatacTTGATACTATGGATAAGTTTGATCCATCAATGGGAGTTTGGTTTTCAGAAAACAGCCCACTCAACAGACCAAGAGCAGATGCAACGGCTGTTTCCCATTGTGGCCGAATTTATGTTCTAGGAGGCGAAATTCAACCAGGAAAAATCACTAACTCTGTTGAGTATTATGTACCCACTGTTGGCACTTGGACCattatagcaagaatggttTTACCTCGGTCCATTTTTAGTGCGGCTATATTTGAAGATAAGTTATTTGCCATTGGAGGAATGGAAGAACAGCAAGACAAAGGTACTGTTTCCATAGAAACCATGAATTTGGACAATAATACTTGGACCTTGCATGGCATTGTTAGAGGAATTGGAAAACTCGAGGCTGCTGTAGCCAAAATGATCTGA
- the LOC120348126 gene encoding succinate dehydrogenase cytochrome b560 subunit, mitochondrial-like: MALLSQIGRNHGRILALTRPLAFSGYVAPKSTGTAQEQIDEFWNKNKTLNRPMSPHITVYNLHHVTSAMSLTHRATGIFLAGAVSAFAFASPLLPKNLDEVILSFQSWGDTWIGYLAIMDFKICLVLPIVFHTLNGLRHLAWDTGKGFEMSDLRKSGYATVGLSLLISIMIVLGCRST; the protein is encoded by the coding sequence ATGGCTTTGCTGTCTCAGATTGGACGAAATCATGGACGGATATTGGCATTGACAAGGCCGCTTGCATTTTCTGGATACGTTGCTCCAAAATCAACAGGGACTGCACAAGAGCAGATCGATGAATTTTGGAACAAGAATAAAACGTTGAATCGTCCTATGTCGCCCCATATAACAGTATATAATCTCCACCATGTTACATCAGCTATGTCTCTCACCCATCGTGCAACTGGTATTTTTCTTGCTGGTGCTGTGTCTGCCTTCGCATTCGCATCTCCTTTGCTTCCGAAAAATCTTGATGAAGTTATATTATCATTTCAAAGTTGGGGAGATACTTGGATTGGTTATTTGGCGATTATGGACTTTAAAATTTGCCTTGTTCTTCCTATAGTTTTTCACACTCTTAATGGACTGAGACATCTTGCATGGGATACTGGAAAAGGATTTGAAATGTCGGATTTGCGGAAATCTGGTTACGCAACTGTTGGACTGAGTTTGCTTATTTCTATTATGATTGTGTTGGGTTGCCGATCAACTTAA
- the LOC120348124 gene encoding vacuolar protein sorting-associated protein 26B-like gives MSFFGLGQSADIKINLDAIEKREKVQHGDHKEPLFVYYDGETVSGTVNLGIKSGKLEHKGIKVELVGQIEILYDRSSRHDFTNLVKQLAPAGILTENKSYPFEFPHVEKPYESYTSPNVRLRYFLRVTISKRLTDQTKELEIVVHMLSAYPEHNNSLKMEVGIEDCLHIEFEYNKQKYHLKDAIIGKIYYLLVRVKIKHMEIHVIKRETMGSGPNVFHDEETIAKYEIMDGAPVKGESIPIRLFLAGYNLTPTMRDIYKKFSVRYLLNLVLIDEEERRYFKQQEITLWRKGEGQQRRPQKAIEDSTQRFTG, from the coding sequence ATGAGTTTTTTCGGCTTAGGCCAAAGCGCCGATATTAAAATCAACCTTGATGCGATTGAAAAACGTGAAAAAGTACAACATGGAGATCATAAGGAACcattatttgtttattatgatgGAGAAACAGTTTCAGGAACAGTTAATTTGGGGATCAAAAGTGGAAAATTAGAACATAAAGGCATCAAAGTGGAACTGGTTGGTCAAATAGAGATTTTATACGACCGTTCGAGTCGACATGATTTCACCAATTTGGTGAAGCAACTCGCACCAGCTGGGATTCTCACTGAAAACAAATCGTATCCTTTTGAATTTCCTCATGTCGAAAAGCCCTACGAGTCCTACACTAGTCCTAATGTAAGGCTTCGTTATTTCCTACGAGTGACCATTAGCAAACGTTTAACTGACCAAACAAAAGAGCTTGAAATTGTAGTTCACATGTTGAGTGCATATCCAGAGCACAATAATAGTCTAAAAATGGAGGTCGGGATTGAAGATTGTTTACATATTGAGTTTGAGTATAATAAGCAGAAGTATCACCTCAAAGATGCAATCATTGGAAAGATTTACTACCTTCTCGTGAGAGTTAAGATAAAGCATATGGAAATCCATGTTATCAAACGTGAAACAATGGGCAGCGGACCAAACGTTTTTCATGACGAGGAAACTATAGCAAAATATGAAATCATGGATGGAGCTCCTGTCAAAGGGGAATCAATACCAATTCGTTTGTTCCTTGCTGGATATAACCTCACTCCAACAATGAGAGATATATACAAAAAGTTTTCTGTTCGCTATCTTCTTAATCTTGTCCTCATTGATGAAGAGGAACGTCGATATTTCAAGCAGCAAGAAATCACTTTATGGAGAAAGGGGGAGGGTCAACAACGAAGACCGCAGAAAGCGATCGAAGATTCAACGCAGCGTTTCACTGGTTGA